One part of the Phycisphaeraceae bacterium genome encodes these proteins:
- a CDS encoding DMT family transporter — protein MAAILLAIVAGLCWGVGEILTKGALNSGQVGPMTTLLVRAAVTLPPAAGAYLLATYLWQSEPPNWMREASAGVWIRMIVGSGLMAGFAGVFFFYLGLSKPGGDISLLRPIAFGMAPATAVLLGWLVLGERMTPSKGFAVAMIIGGIIILGLERTGHGKDSPRAAKAASVSEGMATAEG, from the coding sequence ATGGCGGCAATACTGCTTGCGATCGTGGCCGGGCTGTGCTGGGGTGTCGGCGAGATTCTGACCAAGGGGGCTCTCAACTCGGGCCAGGTGGGTCCGATGACAACGCTGCTCGTGCGTGCTGCGGTAACGCTGCCGCCCGCGGCGGGAGCGTACCTGCTCGCCACGTACCTCTGGCAGAGCGAACCACCCAACTGGATGCGGGAGGCCTCGGCCGGCGTGTGGATCCGGATGATCGTCGGCTCCGGGCTGATGGCGGGATTCGCGGGCGTGTTCTTCTTCTACCTCGGGCTCTCCAAGCCGGGAGGGGACATCTCGCTGCTTCGACCGATCGCGTTCGGGATGGCACCAGCCACCGCCGTGCTGCTCGGCTGGCTTGTCCTTGGCGAGCGGATGACCCCGAGCAAGGGCTTCGCGGTGGCGATGATCATCGGCGGGATCATCATCCTCGGCCTCGAGCGGACCGGCCATGGCAAGGACTCGCCGCGAGCCGCCAAGGCCGCGAGCGTAAGCGAGGGCATGGCAACTGCCGAAGGCTAG
- a CDS encoding helix-turn-helix transcriptional regulator has translation MTSTTDSPASRAPTIPSDAVAALRALPAMPAFRTRMTALIESKSRREIARATGVSTETLRRYLRGDSPSCEFVMALCEEFGVSAHWLMFGSGPLRSSDLPRRSGESWTPGKPLSPPSTREPPI, from the coding sequence GTGACAAGCACGACAGATTCCCCAGCCTCCCGCGCTCCGACGATCCCGTCGGACGCCGTGGCGGCCTTGCGCGCGCTCCCAGCCATGCCGGCATTCCGAACCAGGATGACGGCCCTGATCGAGAGCAAGAGCCGCCGGGAGATCGCGCGCGCCACGGGGGTCTCAACGGAGACCCTGCGGCGGTATCTCCGCGGCGACTCACCGTCATGCGAGTTCGTCATGGCACTGTGCGAGGAGTTCGGGGTCTCCGCGCATTGGCTGATGTTCGGAAGCGGCCCGCTGCGTTCGTCGGATCTGCCGAGAAGGAGCGGCGAGTCGTGGACACCGGGCAAACCACTAAGCCCCCCATCGACGCGAGAACCACCCATCTGA
- a CDS encoding DUF1569 domain-containing protein, whose product MDSNQTTQIDTKQVKDRRQLSFTSFEELEREVTRLRAAAIHGRVRCTGNWTVGQTLGHIGAWMEYPYTGFPMKAPWLVRLVGPALKRFVFRGGLPAGYRIPGAPGGTYGIEVLSTEEGAARLLSAIARMKRGEEPVHPSPVFGRMSLSEWSKLNLGHAALHLSFLHPVDDREAASTTA is encoded by the coding sequence ATGGACTCGAATCAAACTACCCAGATTGACACCAAGCAGGTCAAAGACCGGCGACAGCTGTCGTTCACCTCGTTCGAGGAGCTTGAGCGAGAGGTCACACGGCTGCGTGCAGCCGCGATCCATGGTCGGGTTCGCTGCACGGGCAACTGGACCGTCGGCCAGACGTTGGGTCACATCGGGGCTTGGATGGAATACCCCTACACGGGCTTTCCGATGAAGGCACCGTGGCTGGTGCGTCTCGTCGGTCCGGCCTTGAAGCGATTCGTCTTTCGTGGCGGGCTCCCCGCCGGATACCGGATTCCAGGTGCGCCGGGAGGAACGTACGGGATCGAGGTGCTCTCGACCGAGGAGGGCGCGGCGCGACTTCTGAGCGCGATCGCACGGATGAAACGGGGTGAAGAACCGGTCCATCCGAGCCCGGTATTCGGCCGGATGTCGCTGAGTGAGTGGTCAAAGCTCAACCTTGGCCATGCGGCGCTGCACCTGTCGTTCCTTCACCCGGTGGACGACCGCGAGGCCGCGAGCACGACAGCATAA
- a CDS encoding serine/threonine protein kinase, translating into MIRTSEVLVAEIRRLHRERRSVDLGAYFRQQSGLDDQAIADVIDADGHARIGRNEPVLIDLYLRSVDGLVEMPASLDTAIEIAIQSMLAQGMTQAQAVARLRRDHPDLEDAIQTAAALRQALWSTSEISRRVPRPAARTLPTDFGPVLATGERRYDLRERIGTGAHGSVYAAVDRNLSEDGHTAWVAIKILHAAPFETEVEEATKARRIDHPNVVRVIDRGITDDGEHYIVYEYVKGARLGSGGAAGSAPMDQRRAASLVASIARGVQAAHSVGIVHCDLKPANVLVSDEGVVRVTDFGIAARVDDDSDQGAPGADRELKGTLAFIAPEQYRQEEGARTPPADVYALGGLLYWLLTARLPNGESVNEVSTNLGGSNGRTAAPSPRAVRPGVDAALDAICRRALAPLPAERYGSADVLCRDLDAWLHHEPIGWTHPTFARRATLFLRRQPVIAGMAVLLAAALVALGAYAAVLSQRAARQRTEQALAASEQALAASEEQRREMQALQDRGREAIRATFAVMRATDPDKLEAGWLPTVTIMESMLGPLLVGLGEDNESRWNRRVEIVRRILSEAESKGQGRSLESLTWQTAQVYWLLQTGSFNEAESVGMDLQAKIAEVLAPDDPWHGRVAVIMACVRAQRLMAAKYDKSMPAEAKEQLRTQCEIIETIAEPVAGPYHPDPLKRAALKTLAEAYRAKFLRDPERLQSVQNRLQDVDK; encoded by the coding sequence ATGATCCGGACGAGCGAGGTGCTCGTGGCCGAGATCCGTCGGTTGCACCGCGAACGGCGATCGGTTGACCTTGGCGCGTACTTCCGCCAGCAATCCGGCCTTGATGATCAGGCTATTGCAGATGTGATCGACGCCGATGGGCACGCACGAATCGGCCGGAACGAACCGGTCTTGATCGATCTCTATCTCCGCTCTGTCGATGGGCTGGTGGAGATGCCCGCGTCGCTCGATACCGCGATCGAGATCGCGATCCAGTCCATGCTGGCGCAGGGGATGACCCAGGCGCAGGCTGTGGCGAGGCTCCGCCGGGACCACCCCGACCTGGAGGACGCGATCCAGACCGCCGCGGCTCTGCGGCAAGCGCTCTGGTCCACCAGTGAGATCTCTCGAAGAGTCCCGCGACCCGCCGCTCGAACATTGCCGACAGACTTCGGTCCTGTGCTCGCCACCGGCGAGCGGCGATACGACCTGCGGGAGCGCATCGGAACAGGCGCCCATGGCAGCGTATACGCCGCGGTGGACCGCAACCTCTCCGAGGACGGACACACGGCTTGGGTCGCGATCAAGATCCTGCACGCCGCGCCGTTTGAGACTGAGGTTGAGGAGGCGACCAAGGCCCGTCGCATCGATCACCCCAACGTTGTCCGCGTGATCGACCGGGGCATCACTGACGACGGCGAGCACTACATTGTTTACGAGTACGTCAAAGGAGCCCGGCTCGGTAGCGGCGGGGCCGCGGGCTCGGCGCCGATGGATCAGCGGCGAGCCGCATCGCTCGTCGCCAGCATTGCCCGCGGCGTCCAGGCGGCGCATTCTGTCGGCATCGTTCATTGCGATCTCAAGCCTGCGAATGTGCTGGTCAGCGATGAGGGCGTCGTCCGGGTGACCGATTTCGGCATCGCTGCAAGGGTCGACGACGATTCAGATCAGGGTGCGCCTGGCGCTGACCGTGAACTCAAGGGAACTCTCGCCTTCATCGCCCCCGAGCAGTACCGGCAGGAGGAGGGCGCTCGGACCCCGCCGGCTGACGTGTACGCCCTCGGCGGCTTGCTCTACTGGCTGCTAACGGCTCGATTGCCAAATGGGGAGTCGGTGAATGAGGTCTCCACCAACCTCGGAGGGTCGAACGGCCGCACCGCCGCGCCCTCACCGCGGGCCGTGCGACCCGGGGTCGATGCCGCCCTCGATGCAATCTGCCGGCGAGCTCTCGCTCCTCTACCCGCTGAGCGGTATGGCTCTGCCGATGTCTTGTGTCGTGACCTCGATGCATGGTTGCATCATGAACCGATCGGCTGGACGCATCCGACGTTCGCAAGGCGGGCGACGCTGTTCCTTCGCCGCCAACCGGTCATTGCGGGCATGGCCGTTCTCCTGGCCGCCGCGCTGGTCGCTCTTGGCGCGTACGCGGCCGTGCTCTCGCAGCGTGCGGCGAGGCAGCGCACCGAGCAGGCTCTGGCCGCTTCGGAACAAGCGCTCGCCGCCTCCGAAGAGCAGCGCCGAGAGATGCAGGCGCTGCAGGATCGAGGACGGGAGGCCATCCGCGCAACGTTTGCGGTGATGAGGGCGACGGACCCGGACAAGCTCGAAGCGGGCTGGCTTCCGACCGTGACGATTATGGAATCGATGCTTGGGCCGCTCCTGGTTGGGCTGGGGGAGGACAACGAGAGCCGCTGGAACCGTCGTGTTGAGATCGTCAGGCGGATCCTCTCTGAGGCCGAATCCAAGGGGCAGGGCCGTTCACTCGAGTCGCTCACATGGCAGACGGCACAGGTGTACTGGCTGTTGCAGACAGGGTCGTTCAACGAGGCGGAATCCGTTGGCATGGATTTGCAGGCCAAGATCGCTGAGGTGCTCGCCCCCGATGATCCCTGGCATGGCCGGGTCGCGGTCATTATGGCCTGCGTCCGCGCCCAGCGGCTCATGGCGGCCAAGTACGATAAATCGATGCCGGCCGAAGCCAAGGAGCAGCTCCGCACCCAGTGCGAGATCATCGAGACAATCGCCGAGCCCGTCGCGGGTCCCTACCACCCCGACCCACTCAAGAGGGCTGCCCTCAAGACGCTCGCCGAGGCATACCGGGCCAAGTTCCTCCGCGATCCTGAGCGGCTCCAGTCGGTCCAGAACCGCCTCCAAGACGTCGACAAATAA
- a CDS encoding GNAT family N-acetyltransferase has protein sequence MAETTYGPLAGDGEVGSVARLIHHAFAGPVDKSEEWLREAGPQHVRVLRAPGGLIVACLLRVPMAQYFGGASVRMMGVAGVAVSPEARGKGFARTMMREFVREMRGEGFPIGGLYASTQPLYRQVGYEQTGCRFQATVPIHRIDVSEHGLDIRPLVADGEAQVRECYRRFAVRFDGMLDRSEYSWARTKKLREVAYSGFGCFDAHGTLRGYVRLAQTRKPETGGHDLAISDLAFLDATAGRRLLTFMADFATMGEDVVFQCGPIHPLLTMIGARHYRVEKRDYWMTRVLDVKAALEARGWPAGVVAGAVIEVTDDLLPENQGIWSIHVADGRARVDRADQATGPVLRANVRGLAAMYSGLYSASQAALAGLVEGDEASLRAADSVFRSTSPWMADFF, from the coding sequence ATGGCGGAGACTACCTACGGACCCCTGGCAGGCGACGGCGAAGTGGGCAGTGTCGCCCGCCTGATCCACCACGCGTTCGCCGGGCCCGTTGACAAGAGCGAAGAGTGGCTGAGAGAAGCCGGGCCGCAGCACGTCCGCGTCCTCAGGGCGCCGGGCGGGCTCATCGTCGCCTGCCTTCTGCGCGTTCCGATGGCGCAGTACTTCGGCGGCGCCAGCGTGCGGATGATGGGCGTCGCCGGAGTCGCTGTGTCGCCCGAGGCTCGCGGAAAGGGATTTGCCCGGACGATGATGCGGGAGTTCGTCCGCGAGATGCGAGGCGAGGGCTTCCCCATCGGCGGGCTGTACGCATCGACCCAGCCGCTGTATCGACAGGTCGGCTACGAGCAGACAGGGTGCCGGTTCCAGGCGACCGTGCCGATCCACCGGATCGATGTTTCTGAGCACGGGCTCGACATCCGGCCGCTGGTCGCGGATGGCGAGGCACAGGTGCGGGAGTGCTACCGCCGCTTCGCGGTGCGATTCGACGGGATGCTCGACCGCAGCGAGTACTCCTGGGCCAGAACCAAGAAACTCCGCGAGGTCGCCTACAGCGGCTTTGGGTGCTTTGATGCCCATGGAACGCTTCGGGGCTACGTCCGGCTCGCGCAGACCAGGAAGCCCGAGACCGGCGGACACGATCTGGCCATCTCCGACCTCGCGTTCCTTGACGCCACGGCGGGCCGCCGGCTGCTGACGTTCATGGCCGATTTTGCAACAATGGGTGAGGACGTGGTCTTCCAGTGCGGACCGATCCACCCGTTACTGACGATGATCGGCGCGAGGCACTACCGCGTGGAGAAGCGGGATTACTGGATGACACGCGTCCTCGACGTCAAGGCGGCTTTGGAAGCACGGGGGTGGCCGGCCGGTGTCGTGGCGGGCGCGGTCATCGAAGTCACTGACGACCTGCTGCCGGAAAACCAGGGTATCTGGTCGATCCACGTCGCTGACGGACGGGCGCGGGTCGACCGGGCGGACCAGGCGACAGGGCCGGTGCTCCGCGCGAACGTCCGGGGACTGGCGGCGATGTACTCGGGGTTGTACTCGGCCAGCCAGGCGGCTTTGGCAGGACTGGTCGAGGGTGATGAGGCGTCCCTCCGTGCTGCGGACAGCGTGTTCCGTTCCACGTCGCCGTGGATGGCGGACTTCTTCTGA
- a CDS encoding ACP S-malonyltransferase, with product MASPRIVLCPGQGAQVVGMGKAWYDASPEARKVFHTADELLGDRFGAPLSLLCFEGPVERLNQTDAAQPALYVAGVACWRGLLAQWHAGGNAGGAAVEASVLAIAGLSLGEYTALHLAGAFSFEDGLELVAVRGRAMQDAAEAVPSGMVALIGADEAQAAAVCAKARGNDVLVTANFNAPGQVVISGSKAACERAIEAAGTVGVRATPLPVAGAFHSPIMAPAAERLALALKRTAIRPPRCAVVSNVTALPHEADGSGTIEESIRRRLVEQLTSPVRWSQSCQWLASGWPADRAEYHELAPGKTLAGLMRRIEKTIKVAAHDEPGVGNAV from the coding sequence ATGGCATCTCCCCGGATTGTGCTGTGTCCCGGTCAGGGCGCCCAAGTGGTCGGCATGGGCAAGGCGTGGTACGACGCCTCGCCCGAGGCGCGGAAGGTCTTCCACACAGCAGATGAACTTCTTGGTGACCGTTTCGGCGCTCCGCTGAGCCTGTTGTGCTTCGAGGGGCCCGTCGAGCGGCTGAATCAGACCGACGCCGCCCAGCCGGCCCTCTATGTTGCCGGTGTGGCCTGCTGGCGAGGGCTGCTGGCACAGTGGCATGCCGGGGGCAACGCGGGCGGCGCCGCCGTCGAGGCCTCTGTCCTCGCGATTGCGGGCCTGAGCCTGGGCGAGTACACGGCCCTGCACCTTGCAGGGGCGTTTTCATTCGAGGACGGGTTGGAACTTGTCGCTGTCCGTGGCCGCGCCATGCAGGATGCGGCCGAGGCGGTTCCCTCCGGGATGGTCGCCCTCATCGGGGCCGATGAGGCCCAGGCAGCGGCTGTCTGCGCCAAGGCTCGCGGGAACGATGTGCTTGTGACGGCGAACTTCAATGCCCCGGGTCAGGTGGTCATCAGCGGGTCCAAGGCGGCTTGCGAGCGGGCCATTGAAGCGGCGGGCACCGTGGGCGTTCGGGCAACCCCCCTCCCCGTCGCCGGGGCGTTCCATTCACCGATCATGGCCCCCGCCGCCGAGCGGCTTGCGCTGGCCCTGAAGAGGACCGCGATTCGTCCTCCCAGGTGCGCGGTGGTATCGAATGTCACTGCTCTTCCGCATGAAGCCGACGGTTCGGGTACCATCGAAGAGTCCATTCGGCGCCGGCTCGTTGAGCAGCTCACGTCCCCGGTGCGGTGGTCGCAGTCGTGCCAGTGGTTGGCTTCCGGGTGGCCGGCCGACAGGGCGGAGTACCACGAGCTCGCGCCGGGCAAGACGCTTGCCGGCCTCATGCGTCGGATCGAGAAGACGATCAAGGTCGCTGCTCACGATGAGCCAGGAGTTGGGAATGCGGTCTGA
- a CDS encoding response regulator, which yields MKRVLVVDDMPIYREPIEAVLRANGFTVITASNGHEALAAISNHRPDLVLLDLGMPVMDGLSTLRRIRDDPVSRLTTVIILSAESDRARVVDAMKLGIAGYLLKSQFSLKEMLERVHKAMDEHAMTGATGDHAAQASQVTTGTPSPLATKITDDARTADPLPGTVARPPSSVQPVSAHTPGSSKPSARASGPLMTRSELLKAIQADKELSGFSPTVSQVLSITASDNCSMEQVAKAVSQDHTIALKILRLANSAVYSRGDRVDTVPKAVMRIGIESIRQAVLNIGVVERFGSLAFERHLSTPLFWEHSIACGLIGAMLAHALKHREPDAAFTAGLLHDLGRVIFAERLGEMYVQVLESARATGVPLERAESLMLQLNHADAMDRVLQAWRFPKDLVTPIVLHHMPPDDVKSRAPQQQVEVLRLILADRMAHAMMLGGSGNDTISPTEDLCRSLGVESATIRQIEATAKQQTDDTKFALLSNSHAAAWPRVVEQYRAALIGPFRPLYVSALPELDAYRIFCTELAGPSLDDAPPTIAVVHLASPKEREEVSRLLATAEHEAGVQRLPMVLFSPSGKLRLHDQTMAERPCRCLSTPTPVVQIISAANDLLASAFEQAA from the coding sequence ATGAAGCGTGTTCTCGTCGTGGACGACATGCCCATCTATCGCGAGCCGATCGAGGCGGTGCTGCGCGCCAACGGCTTCACGGTCATCACGGCATCGAATGGCCACGAGGCGCTCGCGGCGATTTCGAATCACCGACCGGACCTCGTCCTGCTCGATCTGGGCATGCCCGTCATGGACGGGCTGAGCACGCTCCGCCGGATTCGTGACGATCCCGTATCGAGACTGACCACGGTAATCATCCTCTCGGCCGAATCCGATCGGGCCCGGGTTGTCGATGCGATGAAACTCGGCATCGCCGGCTATCTTCTCAAGTCTCAGTTCTCGCTCAAGGAGATGCTTGAGAGGGTGCACAAAGCAATGGATGAGCACGCGATGACGGGCGCCACGGGGGATCACGCCGCCCAGGCGTCCCAGGTGACGACCGGTACACCGTCACCACTCGCTACCAAGATCACCGATGATGCTCGCACCGCTGATCCATTGCCAGGGACAGTTGCGCGACCTCCATCCAGCGTACAGCCCGTCTCCGCGCACACGCCGGGTTCTTCCAAACCCTCGGCCCGAGCCTCCGGCCCCCTGATGACCCGATCTGAGTTGTTGAAGGCAATCCAGGCGGACAAGGAACTGTCGGGCTTTTCTCCGACGGTCTCCCAGGTGCTCTCAATCACTGCGAGCGACAACTGCTCGATGGAGCAGGTGGCCAAGGCGGTAAGCCAGGATCACACGATCGCTCTCAAGATCCTGCGGCTTGCCAACTCCGCGGTCTACTCCAGGGGTGATCGGGTTGACACCGTACCGAAGGCCGTCATGCGGATCGGGATCGAGAGCATCCGTCAGGCCGTGCTCAACATCGGCGTCGTAGAACGGTTCGGCTCGCTGGCGTTCGAGCGACACCTGAGCACGCCGCTCTTCTGGGAGCACTCGATCGCGTGCGGTCTCATCGGAGCGATGCTCGCGCACGCGCTCAAACACAGGGAGCCCGATGCGGCATTTACGGCAGGGCTGCTCCACGACCTTGGACGCGTCATCTTCGCGGAACGACTCGGTGAGATGTATGTTCAGGTTCTGGAATCCGCGCGGGCCACGGGCGTGCCCCTCGAGCGGGCCGAGTCACTGATGCTCCAGCTGAATCACGCCGACGCGATGGATCGGGTCCTGCAGGCGTGGCGATTCCCCAAGGACCTCGTCACCCCGATCGTGCTCCACCACATGCCACCCGATGATGTCAAATCACGGGCCCCCCAACAGCAGGTAGAGGTGCTCAGGCTGATCCTTGCCGATCGAATGGCGCACGCGATGATGCTCGGGGGAAGCGGGAACGACACCATCTCGCCTACAGAGGACCTGTGCCGCTCCCTTGGGGTTGAATCCGCAACGATCCGGCAGATCGAGGCCACGGCGAAGCAGCAGACCGATGACACGAAGTTTGCCTTATTGTCGAACTCTCACGCGGCCGCATGGCCGAGGGTCGTCGAGCAATACCGCGCTGCGCTGATCGGGCCGTTCCGCCCTCTCTATGTGAGCGCTTTGCCCGAGCTGGATGCCTACAGGATTTTCTGCACGGAGCTCGCTGGTCCATCGTTGGATGATGCACCACCGACCATCGCTGTGGTGCACCTGGCTTCACCCAAAGAGCGAGAAGAGGTCTCGCGCTTGCTCGCGACCGCGGAGCACGAGGCGGGTGTCCAGCGACTTCCGATGGTGTTGTTCTCGCCCTCAGGCAAGCTCCGGCTTCACGACCAGACGATGGCGGAACGCCCCTGTCGATGCCTGAGCACACCGACTCCGGTCGTACAAATCATTTCCGCAGCGAATGACCTGCTGGCCAGCGCCTTCGAGCAGGCCGCATAG
- a CDS encoding ketoacyl-ACP synthase III yields MTTPAPAAAGPRPTPAVRGVELLGTGSALPARRLTNVDLEKMMDTSDEWIVQRTGIRERRIINREAGESAHSLSADALRAALTDAKIGPEELDLVIVATMTAEMTCPPTSCRVIDSVGAANAGAFDLSAACCGFVFAINTAHDLIKCGGYRTIAVIGCDTLSINMDYTTEGRSTAIIFGDAAGAAIFRACDDAGKGILAQSMHADGGGWKDIYVPRCAHDFPSGTEPDAAKHGFVQMNGAQVFKFAVGTFPELIAETLAKAAIAADKVDMYVCHQSNARILQAARDRFGLPADKLYINIDRYGNTVAASVPLCLDELRRAGRVQAGQRVMFVAFGGGLTWGSSLWQL; encoded by the coding sequence ATGACCACTCCGGCTCCCGCCGCCGCCGGACCTCGCCCGACGCCCGCGGTGCGCGGGGTGGAGCTTCTCGGCACCGGATCGGCCCTCCCGGCTCGCCGGCTGACCAACGTCGACCTCGAGAAGATGATGGACACCTCGGACGAATGGATCGTCCAGCGGACCGGTATCCGGGAACGACGGATCATCAACCGCGAGGCCGGGGAATCCGCTCACTCGCTGAGTGCCGACGCCTTGCGGGCCGCGCTGACCGATGCAAAGATCGGCCCGGAAGAACTCGACCTGGTGATCGTCGCGACAATGACGGCGGAGATGACCTGCCCGCCGACTTCCTGCCGCGTTATTGATTCTGTCGGCGCTGCGAACGCAGGCGCGTTCGACCTTTCCGCCGCGTGCTGCGGCTTTGTCTTCGCGATCAATACCGCTCACGATCTGATCAAGTGCGGTGGGTACCGAACCATCGCGGTGATCGGGTGCGACACGCTCTCGATCAACATGGACTACACGACCGAGGGGCGCAGCACCGCGATCATCTTCGGCGACGCGGCGGGCGCGGCCATCTTCCGCGCGTGCGACGACGCCGGCAAGGGGATCCTCGCTCAGAGCATGCACGCCGATGGTGGGGGATGGAAGGACATCTACGTTCCCCGGTGTGCGCACGATTTCCCGAGCGGAACGGAGCCCGACGCCGCCAAGCACGGCTTTGTGCAGATGAATGGCGCGCAGGTCTTCAAGTTCGCTGTCGGGACCTTCCCTGAGTTGATCGCCGAGACGCTGGCCAAGGCCGCGATCGCCGCCGACAAGGTCGACATGTACGTCTGCCATCAGAGCAACGCACGCATCCTCCAGGCTGCCCGCGACCGATTCGGGCTCCCAGCCGACAAACTCTATATCAACATTGACCGTTACGGGAACACCGTCGCGGCCAGCGTCCCCCTGTGCCTCGATGAACTCCGGCGGGCAGGCCGAGTTCAGGCGGGTCAGCGGGTCATGTTCGTGGCCTTTGGAGGCGGCCTGACGTGGGGAAGCAGCCTCTGGCAGCTCTGA
- the fabG gene encoding 3-oxoacyl-[acyl-carrier-protein] reductase produces MTQPTPARRVAVVTGASRGIGKAIALRLARDGRHVAMIARTEGPLEDLRAQIESAGGAATAYRGDISDSTAFGELVDRIASDLGRIDILVNNAGVTRDGLALRMSDEDWTSVVHTNLTSAFVGIRAAARAMMRGRFGRIVNISSTSGVVGNAGQANYAAAKAGLAGLSKTIARELGSKGITCNVIAPGFIETDMTKDLPQQIKDHVMAIMAVKRFGSGEDIAAAVSYVTSDEAGFLTGQVICIDGGMTMC; encoded by the coding sequence TTGACTCAGCCCACACCCGCCCGCCGCGTCGCCGTTGTGACAGGGGCCTCGAGAGGAATTGGAAAAGCGATCGCGTTGCGTCTGGCCCGTGACGGCCGTCACGTCGCGATGATCGCTCGCACCGAGGGTCCCCTCGAGGACCTTCGAGCTCAGATCGAGTCCGCAGGAGGGGCGGCCACAGCCTACCGCGGTGACATCTCCGACTCGACGGCCTTCGGCGAGCTGGTCGACCGCATCGCCTCCGACCTCGGTCGCATCGACATCCTCGTGAACAACGCCGGCGTCACGCGTGACGGCCTCGCCCTGCGTATGTCCGATGAGGACTGGACCTCGGTGGTCCATACAAACCTGACCAGCGCGTTCGTCGGTATCCGCGCCGCGGCCCGGGCCATGATGCGGGGCCGGTTTGGCCGGATCGTCAACATCTCGTCGACCAGCGGCGTTGTCGGCAACGCCGGTCAGGCCAACTACGCGGCGGCCAAGGCGGGGCTCGCCGGGCTCTCCAAGACCATCGCCAGGGAACTCGGTTCCAAGGGCATCACCTGCAACGTCATCGCCCCGGGGTTTATCGAGACTGACATGACCAAAGACCTGCCACAGCAGATCAAGGATCACGTGATGGCGATCATGGCCGTCAAGCGGTTCGGGTCTGGAGAGGACATCGCCGCGGCGGTCTCGTACGTCACCAGCGACGAGGCAGGCTTCCTGACCGGCCAGGTCATCTGCATCGATGGCGGTATGACCATGTGCTGA